From Suncus etruscus isolate mSunEtr1 chromosome 6, mSunEtr1.pri.cur, whole genome shotgun sequence, one genomic window encodes:
- the NCDN gene encoding neurochondrin isoform X1, translating to MSCCDLAAAGQLGKAGTMASDCEPALNPAAESRNPTLERYLGALREAKNDSEQFAALLLVTKAVKAGDIDAKTRRRIFDAVGFTFPNRLLTTKEAPDGCPDHVLRALGVALLACFCSDPELAAHPQVLNKIPILCTFLTARGDPDDAARRSMIDDTYQCLTAVAGTPRGPRHLIAGGTVSALCQAYLGHGYGFDQALALLVGLLAAAETQCWKEAEPDLLAVLRGLSEDFQKAEDASKFELCQLLPIFLPPTTVPSECLRDLQAGLARILGSKLSSWQRNPALKLAARLAHACGSDWIPAGNSGSKFLALLVNLACVEVRLALEETGSEVKEDVVTACYALMELGIQECTRCEQSLLKEPQKVQLVSIMKEAIGAVIHYLLQVGPEKQKEPFVFASVRILGAWLAEETSSLRKEVCQLLPFLVRYAKTLYEEAEEATDLSQQVATLAISPTTPGPAWPGDALRLLLPGWCHLTVEDGPREILIKEGAPSLLCKYFLQQWELTSPGHDTSVLPDSVEIGLQTCCHIFLNLVVTAPGLIKRDACFTSLMNTLMTSLPSLVQQQGRLLLAANVATLGLLMARLLSTSPALQGTPASRGFFAAAILFLSQSHVARATPGSDQAVLALAPDYEGIWADLQELWFLGMQAFTGCVPLLPWLAPAALRSRWPQELLQLLGSVSPNSVKPEMVAAYQGVLVELARANRLCREAMRLQAGEETASHYRMAALEQCLSEP from the exons atgtCGTGTTGTGACCTGGCTGCAGCGGGACAG TTGGGCAAGGCGGGCACCATGGCCTCGGATTGCGAGCCAGCTCTGAACCCGGCGGCGGAGAGCCGAAACCCCACCCTGGAGCGCTACCTTGGAGCCCTCCGTGAAGCCAAGAACGACAGCGAGCAGTTTGCAGCCCTGCTGCTA GTGACCAAGGCTGTCAAGGCAGGTGACATTGATGCCAAAACTCGACGGCGGATCTTCGATGCTGTTGGCTTCACCTTCCCCAATCGTCTCCTGACCACTAAGGAGGCTCCAGATGGCTGCCCTGACCACGTCCTCCGGGCCCTGGGCGTCGCCTTGCTGGCTTGCTTCTGCAGTGATCCCGAACTGGCTGCACATCCCCAGGTCCTGAACAAGATCCCCATCCTTTGCACCTTCCTCACAGCTCGAGGGGACCCCGACGATGCTGCCCGCCGTTCTATGATTGATGACACCTACCAGTGCCTGACGGCCGTGGCAGGCACTCCCCGTGGCCCCCGGCACCTCATTGCTGGCGGCACTGTGTCTGCCCTGTGCCAGGCATACCTGGGGCATGGCTATGGCTTTGACCAGGCCCTggcactcctggtggggcttctGGCTGCTGCTGAGACACAGTGCTGGAAGGAAGCAGAGCCTGACCTGTTGGCCGTGTTACGTGGCCTCAGTGAAGATTTCCAGAAAGCCGAGGATGCCAGCAAGTTTGAGCTCTGCCAGCTGCTGCCCATCTTCTTGCCCCCGACAACCGTGCCCTCTGAATGCCTCCGGGATCTGCAGGCTGGGCTGGCACGTATCCTGGGCAGCAAGCTGAGCTCCTGGCAGCGCAACCCCGCTCTGAAGCTGGCAGCCCGCCTGGCGCACGCCTGTGGCTCCGACTGGATCCCAGCGGGCAACTCTGGGAGCAAGTTCCTGGCCCTCCTGGTGAATCTGGCCTGTGTTGAGGTCCGGTTGGCCCTGGAGGAGACTGGCTCTGAGGTGAAAGAGGATGTGGTAACCGCCTGCTACGCCCTTATGGAGCTGGGGATCCAGGAATGCACCCGCTGTGAGCAATCGCTGCTGAAGGAGCCCCAGAAGGTGCAGCTCGTGAGCATAATGAAGGAGGCCATTGGGGCCGTCATCCACTACTTGCTGCAG gtggggccagagaagCAGAAGGAGCCTTTCGTGTTTGCTTCAGTGCGAATTCTGGGTGCTTGGCTGGCAGAGGAGACCTCGTCCCTGCGCaaggaggtctgccagctgctgCCCTTCCTGGTTCGCTATGCCAAGACTCTCTATGAGGAAGCTGAGGAAGCCACTGACCTCTCCCAGCAAGTGGCCACACTGGCCATCTCCCCCACCACCCCAGGTCCCGCTTGGCCAGGGGATGCTCTCCG GCTCCTTCTGCCCGGCTGGTGTCACCTGACAGTAGAGGATGGACCCCGGGAGATCCTGATCAAGGAGGGGGCTCCCTCCCTTCTGTGCAAGTATTTCCTGCAGCAGTGGGAGCTCACTTCCCCCGGCCACGACACCTCGGTGCTGCCCGACAGTGTGGAGATTGGCTTGCAGACTTGCTGCCATATCTTCCTCAACCTTGTGGTCACCGCGCCAGGGCTTATCAA GCGTGATGCCTGCTTCACGTCACTCATGAACACCCTGATGACGTCACTGCCCTCTCTGGTGCAGCAGCAAGGGCGGCTGCTGTTGGCTGCCAACGTGGCCACCCTAGGGCTCCTCATGGCCCGGCTCCTCAGCACCTCGCCAG CTCTTCAGGGAACACCTGCCTCCCGAGGCTTCTTCGCTGCTGCCATCCTCTTCCTGTCACAGTCCCACGTGGcacgggccacacctggctcagaCCAGGCGGTGCTGGCCCTGGCCCCTGACTACGAGGGCATCTGGGCTGACCTGCAGGAGCTCTGGTTCCTGGGCATGCAGGCCTTCACGGGCTGCGTGCCACTGCTGCCCTGGCTGGCCCCTGCCGCCCTGCGCTCCCGCTGGCCACAGGAGCTGCTACAGCTGCTAGGCAGTGTCAGCCCCAACTCCGTCAAGCCTGAGATGGTTGCCGCCTATCAGGGGGTCCTGGTGGAGCTGGCACGGGCCAACCGGTTGTGCCGGGAGGCCATGAGGCTGCAGGCAGGTGAGGAGACAGCTAGCCACTACCGCATGGCCGCTCTGGAGCAGTGCCTGTCGGAACCCTGA
- the NCDN gene encoding neurochondrin isoform X2, whose translation MASDCEPALNPAAESRNPTLERYLGALREAKNDSEQFAALLLVTKAVKAGDIDAKTRRRIFDAVGFTFPNRLLTTKEAPDGCPDHVLRALGVALLACFCSDPELAAHPQVLNKIPILCTFLTARGDPDDAARRSMIDDTYQCLTAVAGTPRGPRHLIAGGTVSALCQAYLGHGYGFDQALALLVGLLAAAETQCWKEAEPDLLAVLRGLSEDFQKAEDASKFELCQLLPIFLPPTTVPSECLRDLQAGLARILGSKLSSWQRNPALKLAARLAHACGSDWIPAGNSGSKFLALLVNLACVEVRLALEETGSEVKEDVVTACYALMELGIQECTRCEQSLLKEPQKVQLVSIMKEAIGAVIHYLLQVGPEKQKEPFVFASVRILGAWLAEETSSLRKEVCQLLPFLVRYAKTLYEEAEEATDLSQQVATLAISPTTPGPAWPGDALRLLLPGWCHLTVEDGPREILIKEGAPSLLCKYFLQQWELTSPGHDTSVLPDSVEIGLQTCCHIFLNLVVTAPGLIKRDACFTSLMNTLMTSLPSLVQQQGRLLLAANVATLGLLMARLLSTSPALQGTPASRGFFAAAILFLSQSHVARATPGSDQAVLALAPDYEGIWADLQELWFLGMQAFTGCVPLLPWLAPAALRSRWPQELLQLLGSVSPNSVKPEMVAAYQGVLVELARANRLCREAMRLQAGEETASHYRMAALEQCLSEP comes from the exons ATGGCCTCGGATTGCGAGCCAGCTCTGAACCCGGCGGCGGAGAGCCGAAACCCCACCCTGGAGCGCTACCTTGGAGCCCTCCGTGAAGCCAAGAACGACAGCGAGCAGTTTGCAGCCCTGCTGCTA GTGACCAAGGCTGTCAAGGCAGGTGACATTGATGCCAAAACTCGACGGCGGATCTTCGATGCTGTTGGCTTCACCTTCCCCAATCGTCTCCTGACCACTAAGGAGGCTCCAGATGGCTGCCCTGACCACGTCCTCCGGGCCCTGGGCGTCGCCTTGCTGGCTTGCTTCTGCAGTGATCCCGAACTGGCTGCACATCCCCAGGTCCTGAACAAGATCCCCATCCTTTGCACCTTCCTCACAGCTCGAGGGGACCCCGACGATGCTGCCCGCCGTTCTATGATTGATGACACCTACCAGTGCCTGACGGCCGTGGCAGGCACTCCCCGTGGCCCCCGGCACCTCATTGCTGGCGGCACTGTGTCTGCCCTGTGCCAGGCATACCTGGGGCATGGCTATGGCTTTGACCAGGCCCTggcactcctggtggggcttctGGCTGCTGCTGAGACACAGTGCTGGAAGGAAGCAGAGCCTGACCTGTTGGCCGTGTTACGTGGCCTCAGTGAAGATTTCCAGAAAGCCGAGGATGCCAGCAAGTTTGAGCTCTGCCAGCTGCTGCCCATCTTCTTGCCCCCGACAACCGTGCCCTCTGAATGCCTCCGGGATCTGCAGGCTGGGCTGGCACGTATCCTGGGCAGCAAGCTGAGCTCCTGGCAGCGCAACCCCGCTCTGAAGCTGGCAGCCCGCCTGGCGCACGCCTGTGGCTCCGACTGGATCCCAGCGGGCAACTCTGGGAGCAAGTTCCTGGCCCTCCTGGTGAATCTGGCCTGTGTTGAGGTCCGGTTGGCCCTGGAGGAGACTGGCTCTGAGGTGAAAGAGGATGTGGTAACCGCCTGCTACGCCCTTATGGAGCTGGGGATCCAGGAATGCACCCGCTGTGAGCAATCGCTGCTGAAGGAGCCCCAGAAGGTGCAGCTCGTGAGCATAATGAAGGAGGCCATTGGGGCCGTCATCCACTACTTGCTGCAG gtggggccagagaagCAGAAGGAGCCTTTCGTGTTTGCTTCAGTGCGAATTCTGGGTGCTTGGCTGGCAGAGGAGACCTCGTCCCTGCGCaaggaggtctgccagctgctgCCCTTCCTGGTTCGCTATGCCAAGACTCTCTATGAGGAAGCTGAGGAAGCCACTGACCTCTCCCAGCAAGTGGCCACACTGGCCATCTCCCCCACCACCCCAGGTCCCGCTTGGCCAGGGGATGCTCTCCG GCTCCTTCTGCCCGGCTGGTGTCACCTGACAGTAGAGGATGGACCCCGGGAGATCCTGATCAAGGAGGGGGCTCCCTCCCTTCTGTGCAAGTATTTCCTGCAGCAGTGGGAGCTCACTTCCCCCGGCCACGACACCTCGGTGCTGCCCGACAGTGTGGAGATTGGCTTGCAGACTTGCTGCCATATCTTCCTCAACCTTGTGGTCACCGCGCCAGGGCTTATCAA GCGTGATGCCTGCTTCACGTCACTCATGAACACCCTGATGACGTCACTGCCCTCTCTGGTGCAGCAGCAAGGGCGGCTGCTGTTGGCTGCCAACGTGGCCACCCTAGGGCTCCTCATGGCCCGGCTCCTCAGCACCTCGCCAG CTCTTCAGGGAACACCTGCCTCCCGAGGCTTCTTCGCTGCTGCCATCCTCTTCCTGTCACAGTCCCACGTGGcacgggccacacctggctcagaCCAGGCGGTGCTGGCCCTGGCCCCTGACTACGAGGGCATCTGGGCTGACCTGCAGGAGCTCTGGTTCCTGGGCATGCAGGCCTTCACGGGCTGCGTGCCACTGCTGCCCTGGCTGGCCCCTGCCGCCCTGCGCTCCCGCTGGCCACAGGAGCTGCTACAGCTGCTAGGCAGTGTCAGCCCCAACTCCGTCAAGCCTGAGATGGTTGCCGCCTATCAGGGGGTCCTGGTGGAGCTGGCACGGGCCAACCGGTTGTGCCGGGAGGCCATGAGGCTGCAGGCAGGTGAGGAGACAGCTAGCCACTACCGCATGGCCGCTCTGGAGCAGTGCCTGTCGGAACCCTGA